The following are encoded in a window of Salmo trutta chromosome 27, fSalTru1.1, whole genome shotgun sequence genomic DNA:
- the LOC115164649 gene encoding RING finger protein 10-like, whose amino-acid sequence MLERSDALSLERGLNTSRRKETTMEKNPNSNANSNKVPRSTGPTAGESKPKTDGKNNGSSKRYSRKREPSLPKSDSFPGPRRTNSQKSKNFDKRPTQRGEARQYGIAGGGRREEVAECRRAEFSPAQFAGPKKISLNHLLNFTFEPRGGHGGLGGEKHSYWGRHNKWGHKHKPFNKELFLQANCQFVVTDDQDYKAHFTDPDTLVNWDCVQQVRIYSHEVPSCPICLYPPVAAHITRCGHIFCWPCMLHYLSLSDKSWSKCPICYESVHSDDLKSVVAMETRQYAVGDLITMRLMRREKGALVAMPTSQWVKVEEPICFGDVHLSPYSKLLLASQEQVLGLVAEEKFVLQAQLTQEEDATACFIQSALCSLQEREAALLKHQKACTKDNLELSSLTLADPPSPEEVVTIFSSTKPVLQYSSAFDDEVAEVPEEDPEEAPGEEPEIPEGLLERVMEESTEDAAPEPQPAENPPSQAETMRPQTSEHGPSYYFYQAEDCQQMFLHPVNVRCLLREYGSLEASPHTITATVVEIEGQTITEEIRRRHRYLAHLPLTCEFSICELALQPPTLSKETLDSFADDLEKRKRLRQKKARDEKRRERRIEMEENRKQGKYPEVQIGLENFQQFPAFGSPLHNGSPPVYPEFLLAPPSFLSTSPVSDGLMFPSLSGHSPVPSVEDDSNCMSFAQMLRDGKARADAGPWTTSKKVADSDGESDGESNRVPVPSFQNSFSQAFEEALLQHQGPTAPTQPLVIPEEKGGKKKKQKQKLLFSTSMVHTK is encoded by the exons ATGGTAAGAATAATGGAAGCTCTAAGCGCTACAGCCGCAAGCGAGAGCCCTCCCTTCCCAAGAGTGACAGTTTCCCTGGCCCTCGTCGCACCAATTCACAGAAAAGCAAGAATTTTGACAAGAGGCCTACCCAGAGAGGTGAAGCCCGGCAGTATGGCATTGCAGGTGGAGGAAGACGTGAAGAG GTAGCAGAGTGCCGCCGGGCCGAGTTCAGCCCGGCTCAGTTTGCTGGACCCAAAAAGATCAGTTTGAACCACTTGCTCAACTTCACGTTTGAGCCTCGTGGGGGCCATGGTGGCCTAGGAGGAGAGAAACACTCCTACTGGGGCCGCCACAACAAGTGGGGCCACAAGCATAAGCCCTTCAACAAGGAGCTTTTCCTCCAGGCCAA CTGCCAGTTTGTGGTGACTGATGACCAGGACTACAAGGCTCACTTCACTGACCCAGACACTCTTGTGAACTGGGACTGTGTGCAGCAAGTG CGCATCTACAGTCATGAGGTTCCCTCCTGCCCCATCTGCCTCTACCCCCCTGTAGCGGCCCATATCACTCGCTGTGGCCACATCTTCTGCTGGCCATGCATGCTGCACTACCTGTCTCTCAGTGACAAGAGCTGGTCCAAGTGCCCCATCTGTTATGAGTCTGTACACTCTGACGACCTCAAAAG TGTGGTTGCGATGGAGACCAGGCAGTATGCAGTTGGTGACCTCATCACCATGCGCCTAATGCGCAGGGAGAAGGGGGCTCTGGTGGCCATGCCCACCTCCCAGTGGGTGAAGGTGGAGGAGCCTATTTGCTTTGGAG ATGTGCATCTGAGCCCGTACTCCAAGCTGCTGCTTGCCTCTCAAGAGCAGGTACTGGGCCTGGTGGCTGAGGAGAAGTTTGTTTTGCAGGCTCAGCTCACCCAGGAGGAGGATGCCACAGCCTGCTTCATCCAGAGTGCCCTGTGCAGTCTCCAG GAGCGAGAGGCGGCTCTGCTGAAGCACCAGAAGGCATGTACTAAGGACAACTTAGAACTGTCAAGTCTCACTCTGGCAGACCCCCCCTCCCCTGAGGAGGTAGTGACAATCTTCAGCAGTACCAAG CCGGTGCTACAATACTCCTCTGCATTTGATGATGAGGTAGCAGAGGTTCCAGAGGAGGACCCAGAGGAGGCACCTGGTGAGGAACCAGAGATCCCTGAAGGGCTCCTGGAGAGAGTAATGGAGGAGTCCACTGAGGATGCAGCTCCAGAGCCCCAGCCTGCTGAGAACCCTCCCAGCCAGGCTGAAACAATGCGCCCCCAAACCTCAGAGCATGGCCCTTCCTATTACTTCTACCAAG CGGAGGACTGCCAGCAGATGTTTTTGCACCCAGTGAACGTGCGCTGTCTGCTGCGTGAGTACGGCAGCCTGGAGGCCAGCCCTCACACCATCACTGCCACTGTGGTGGAGATTGAGGGGCAGACTATCACAGAG GAGATTCGCCGTCGACACCGCTACCTGGCTCACCTGCCGCTCACCTGTGAGTTCAGCATCTGTGAGCTGGCCCTGCAGCCCCCCACCCTGTCCAAAGAGACCCTGGACAGCTTTGCAG ATGACTTGGAGAAAAGAAAGCGTCTTAGACAAAAGAAAGCAAGGGATGAGAAGCGTAGGGAGAGGCGTATTGAGATGGAGGAGAACAGGAAGCAGGGGAAAT atcCAGAGGTGCAGATTGGGCTGGAGAATTTTCAGCAGTTCCCGGCGTTTGGGTCCCCACTTCACAATGGCAGTCCACCTGTGTACCCTGAATTTCTGTTAGCCCCTCCCTCATTCCTCAGCACCAGCCCTGTCTCTG ATGGGCTGATGTTCCCCAGTCTGAGTGGACACAGCCCTGTGCCCAGCGTGGAGGATGACTCTAACTGCATGTCGTTCGCTCAG ATGCTGAGAGATGGGAAAGCCAGGGCAGATGCTGGGCCATGGACCACCTCAAAGAAAG TGGCAGATAGCgatggagagagtgatggagagagtaaCCGggtcccagttccgagtttccagaaCTCTTTCAGCCAGGCCTTTGAGGAGGCACTCCTGCAGCACCAAGGTCCAACTGCTCCAACCCAGCCGTTGGTCATCCCTG AGGAAAAGGGAGGGAAAAagaagaaacagaaacagaagcTTCTATTCAGCACCTCCATGGTTCACACAAAGTAG